CGGCTTTTAATTTATCTATCCAACTACTTAACAAACCTTTATCAATTTCGCGTTCGATCACCATTGTTGCCTCTGGTATTTCAGCCAACAGAGCGAGAGAAAGAAAGCCTTGTTCTCCTGCTTTGGGGATAAAATCTTTTTCGGCCAAGATTTTTTTCATAAAATCTTGCAGAGCTTTTTTGCAACCAGGGAGTTTATGATCCTTTAATCCAGCAACCAGATGTTCTCGTGTTTGATCGATTGGAATGATATCTTGCGCCATTTTTTTTAAAAAATCGTTTTGTTCACTATAATTAGAACAAAAATTTGCAATAAATTCCTTAGGATTTTTAACGGCAGTCTTTTCTTCGGAAAGTGCGGTTGTTTCGGTTTCGTGTGTTGCAAATCCTAAAGAAGGAGTGGTGAGCATTAAAATATAAAAAAAATATCTTTTCATCATAAAATCTCCACGTTCCAGATAGTAGTTTGGTTTGAATTGTTTTTAAAAGTAAATATAATTTTTTTTGCTTTATTGTCTTCTTTCATTTTAACAGCAAACTCAGAAGCGGCATACATTTGATTATGATGTTCTAAATTTTTACTTTGATTAAAATTACCTTTAGTAAAAAATAAAGCAAAAGTTTTAAATGGGTTGTAATTGTATTCTTTAGCGTTTTCGATTGGAAAGCAAATACACACTTTTTTTTGAAATGTATCTTGCAGTTCAATTTCTAAGGCTTTAATACTTTGTACCACAAGACTCCTGTGAGTTGGAAATGTAATTTTTTCTAAACATAATAAAGGGATTAAGCTCTTTTTTAATGCTAAAAAGCGCTGTTGTGCAAGAAACCAAGAGACTCCAAGCCAAATTGTAAAGATTGCAAAAACAAAATGAAAAACAAAATTAGCAAGCAAAAAACTCTCCTTAACTTTACAAAATAGCCGTATATGTGCAAAATCAATTTTGCAAATTATTGCATAAGCTGCACCAAGCTTAGCAAATAGGGAGTATTTCCTAAATGGGTTCTGAAAACCATAAAAAACAACCTTCTCATGAAGATTATCCTCTACCTGAGTCTTCTGAAACTCCTTCCTCCGAGGACATAGAGAAAATAGCACAAAATGCTTATAAATCATTAATAGAAAAATGCCTTCAATATTTGGAGCCTGCAACTGAGCCTATATTAGCAAAAGCGTTTCAGTTTGCGCACAATCTTCATGCAGGACAAAGAAGAAAAAGTGGCGAACCTTATATTGTTCATCCTTTAGCTGTGGCCGAAATTCTTGCAGAATTTAAAATGGATGAAACATCATTAATAGCCGCTATCTTGCATGACGTGGTTGAAGACACCCATGTTTCTGTTGAAGAAGTCTCTAAAGAATTTGGTGAACATGTGGCTGCTTTGGTTGAAGGAGTCACAAAACTTGCAAAGGTTCAGTTTCGCTCCTCTCAAGAAAAAATGGCAGAAAACTTTCGCAAGATGATTGTAGCAATGTCTCGTGATATTCGAGTGATTATTGTAAAGCTTGCAGATCGTATGCACAATATGCGGACTTTACGGGCACTAAATCTTGAGAAAAGACAACGAATCGCAGAAGAAACCTTAGAAATTTATGCTCCTTTAGCGGGCAGACTTGGGATGTACAAGATAAAAGCTGAACTCGAAGATTTGTGTTTGAGAGAACTTAAACCTTCTGTTTATTATAGCTTAATAGCTCGTGTTGCACAAAAAAAAACCGAAAGAGATAAAATTATTGAACAAGCTCGAGATCATTTGGCTGCCAGGTTGCAAGAAGCAAATATTAAAGCAAAAGTTTATGGAAGAGCTAAACATTTTTATTCTATTTATCGAAAAATGTCTGACAAACAAATGGAGTTTGAAGACATCTATGATCTGTTTGCACTGCGTGTAATTGTGGAAACTCCTAACGAATGTTACGAAACTTTAGGAATTATTCATAATATTTATCGACCTGTGCCTGGGCGTTTTAAAGATTTTATCGCGATGCCAAAGGCAAATTTGTATCAAAGTTTGCACACCACGATTGTTGCTGCAAAGGGAGAATTATTAGAAGTTCAAATTCGAACTACTGAGATGCATCAAATTGCAGAAAATGGGATCGCAGCACATTGGACTTATAAAGAAAGAAGAAAAGATCCCAATGGCATGCAGTTTGATCATGCAGATTTTGAAAAATTTAAATGGTTAAAACAAATTGTCCGGCATCAAAAAGAACTTTCAGACCCCAACGAATTTTTAGAAGCTGTAAAAGTCGATCTGTTTGATGAAGAGGTATACGTATTTTCTCCTAAAGGTGATGTGTTTGAATTGCGTAAGGGTTCAACATGCCTTGATTTTGCATTTGCAATTCATACAGATTTGGGTTTACGCACCACTGGGGCAAAAATTAATGGTCGTATTGCGACGTTGCGTACCCGACTGCATAGTGGTGATGTGATTGAGTTGCTTGTCGGCAATAAAGTTCGTGCAACAAAAGATTGGTTAAATTTTATAACAACAACAAAAGCGCGAAACAAAATTAGAGCTTGGCTGAGAACAGAAGAGAGGAGTCAGTCTAAACAATTAGGGCAAGAAATGTTTGAAACTGAACTGTCTAAAAATGGTGCTAGTTTTGAAAAACTCCAAAAAAGCGGTGTGTTTCAAGAAATCAATAAAATTTTTAGTGTTGGCAGTTACGAAGATTTTATTTTGCAAATTGGATATGGAAAACTTGATGTTAAAACAGCTGTCCAAAAATTATTGCACTCAAGCCCATATGTAACAAAAAGCCCAGAACCTTTATTGTTGGTAGAAAGTCAGAAAACAATGCAGCAAGAGCTGCAAGAAGTCCGTTCTGTTCAAGAGGTTTTTAAACAAAAGCATAGTAAGTTTCAATCAAGTGGTGAAGATGCGATTTTTGTACAGGGTATGTCAGGAATTATTGTTCGTATGGCACGATGTTGCGAACCACTTCCGGGGCAACAAATTGTTGGGTTTGTTTCAAGAAGTCGTGGGGTGACGGTGCATGCCGCAAGTTGTCAATGGGCTTTGTCAAATGATCCTGCGCGGCGTGTTGATTGCTCGTGGAATATTGTGTCTGCTTCGTCGCATAATGTTCGGGTGCGTATTACTGCGCACGATAAACCAGGAATTCTGGCGGCTATTACAAAAACTGTTTCTTCGGCATATATTAATATAGCATCAATGGAGTGTTTTACCAATCCGCAAAGAAGAGCCGTTATTTTGCTAAAGTTAGAATTAAATGATATCCATCAATTAAAAGATGTGCTGCAAAAAATAGAAGCCGTTGACGGCGTTATTCATGTAGAAAGAACAATAGGGTGATTTTTTTAAAGTACCGCTCGTTACTTTTACTATTATTTTCAATAGCTTTAGAGCGTTTTGCTTATTATTTTGTTTCATTTGTGTTGCTGTACTTTATGATTACAACGCATGAGCTTGGGGGGATTGCATTTCCGCAAGATAAGGCATTAAAAATTGCCAGTATTTTTTCGATTGGAATTTTATGTGGTCCAATTGTTTTAGCGCCCGTGATTGATAAATTTCTTGGCTTATATAAAGCGAGTTTGTACGGCGGAATATGTTTAGTAATTAGTTATTTTTTTACAGCTCTATCGATGTTTTTATTTCCTAATTTTATTTTGATCGCTCTTATTTTTTGTGTGGTTGGTTGCTCTTTAATAAAACCTGCTTTGTTTGTTTTAGTAGGAAAATTATATCCGAATCATCACTTAAATCAAGATATTAGTTACATTGTATTTTTGCTTATTGGCAGTTCTGCTTCTTTTATATCTGCTTTTTTAGCGTCTAAATTTTTATATTCAACATTTTATTATAAATACATGTTTTTGTTTTCTAGTATTTTAATGTGTTGTTATACAGGAGTTGTTTATTTTTTAAACAAAAAAAATAAAGATCTTTTTTTAAAAGATAAAAATGATCAAAAATCACTTTCAATATTTTTAGTAACTTTAATTTATGTATTGTGTTTATTAATGGGACTTAATGGCGCAATGTTTAATAGAGTCATTTCGTTTTCAACTTCTTTGACATACTGGGGTGTCATCTTTTTAATAAGCGCAACTTTACTAATATTATGGAAAAATCTTGAAAATCAAAGAAAGACAATACGGTACTTTTACATTGTTGGCTGGTTTTTTATTTTCTTTTTTTTAATAAACATTTTTGTTAAAAATTTTGGCATTATTTCTTCTTATATTCCAGCCGTATTTTCTTCAATTGATACGCTCTTTAATTTTTTAATATTTCCTCTGTTTCTTTCTTTTTTATTTAGGTATTCAAACAAAAATTATTTAGCGACTTTTCAGGCAAGCGCATTTTTTATTTTTAGTGGTTCATCATTAGTTGCAAAAAAGCTATTTGAAAAACTAAATTTATCAACAGATCAAACTTTATGGTTATTGTCTTTTTCTGTTTTTGTTGCGATGTGTCTTCTCATTGGGCTTTTTATAAAACTAAAAAAACTTTCTGAACAAGAATTGCTTGAAAAAAATTCTTAAACAGAAAGCTACTTTTATTTTTTTCGAAGATTATTTTTTAATTTCAGGTTTTAAATGCGGGTCTGCTTGTGGCATTACTGATTTGACTTCAGACATATTGACCATTGGTAAAAATCTTACAAATAAACAGAATAGGTGAAAAAATAATCCAATTGAACCTAAAAATAATGCAATATCCCAAAAGCTTGCTGTAAAGAAACCCCAAGAAGATGGTATAAAAGTGCGACTGAGTGTAGTGACAATGAGCACAAAACGCTCTAACCACATTCCAATGTTAATGAGTATGGCCGCGATAAATAGCCACGCCACATTTTGGCGTACTTTTTTAAACCAAAACGTTTGTGGAATTGCGATATTTAAAATAACCATTGCCCAATATGCCCAGCCATAAGGACCATTAATCCGGTTCCAGTTCCAAAATCTCTCGTAAGGGTTACCACTATAAAATATGGTAAAAAATTCGATAATATAGACGTATGCCATAATGATACTAGTAAAAAGTATAAATTTTGCGCAGATATCAATGTGTCTGTCTGTCACCAAATCTTTAAAATTAAAAATGGATCGAACCATAATCAAAAGATTTAAGCATAAACAAAACCCAGAGAAAATTGCACCAGCAATAAAGTAAGGTGGAAATATTGTTGCATGCCAACCTGGTATAATAGAGGTTGCAAAGTCTAAAGACACAATTCCTGCGGTAGAAAACACGGCTGGAGTTGCAATACCTGCAAGTAAAATACATGCCCTTTCGTAGTTTACCCATTGTCTTGCAGAACCAATCCATCCCAATGCGAGAAGTCCGTAAGCAAACTCACCAATTTTTGATTTGGCATTGTCACGGAGTGTTGCAAAGTCAGGGATCATGCCAACATACCAAAAAATAAGACCTATGCTTAAATACGTATTCACAGCAAATACGTCCCATTCGAGAGGGCTTTTAAAATTTGGCCACATTTCCATTTGGTTAGGAAGTGGAAATAACCAATAGGCAAACCAAGGGCGTCCAATATG
This region of Spirobacillus cienkowskii genomic DNA includes:
- the nrfD gene encoding NrfD/PsrC family molybdoenzyme membrane anchor subunit yields the protein MEHSIEHQSNDSAHKRPALVTGKDPSFHMVTQTVASLAGRKVGPGWYITFFISGLGVALLLISLGYLFWEGIGVWGNNNRVDWAWDITNFVFWIEIAHAGTLISAILLLFRQKWRTSINRLAEGMTIFAVMAAAIFPAVHIGRPWFAYWLFPLPNQMEMWPNFKSPLEWDVFAVNTYLSIGLIFWYVGMIPDFATLRDNAKSKIGEFAYGLLALGWIGSARQWVNYERACILLAGIATPAVFSTAGIVSLDFATSIIPGWHATIFPPYFIAGAIFSGFCLCLNLLIMVRSIFNFKDLVTDRHIDICAKFILFTSIIMAYVYIIEFFTIFYSGNPYERFWNWNRINGPYGWAYWAMVILNIAIPQTFWFKKVRQNVAWLFIAAILINIGMWLERFVLIVTTLSRTFIPSSWGFFTASFWDIALFLGSIGLFFHLFCLFVRFLPMVNMSEVKSVMPQADPHLKPEIKK
- a CDS encoding RelA/SpoT family protein, with the translated sequence MGSENHKKQPSHEDYPLPESSETPSSEDIEKIAQNAYKSLIEKCLQYLEPATEPILAKAFQFAHNLHAGQRRKSGEPYIVHPLAVAEILAEFKMDETSLIAAILHDVVEDTHVSVEEVSKEFGEHVAALVEGVTKLAKVQFRSSQEKMAENFRKMIVAMSRDIRVIIVKLADRMHNMRTLRALNLEKRQRIAEETLEIYAPLAGRLGMYKIKAELEDLCLRELKPSVYYSLIARVAQKKTERDKIIEQARDHLAARLQEANIKAKVYGRAKHFYSIYRKMSDKQMEFEDIYDLFALRVIVETPNECYETLGIIHNIYRPVPGRFKDFIAMPKANLYQSLHTTIVAAKGELLEVQIRTTEMHQIAENGIAAHWTYKERRKDPNGMQFDHADFEKFKWLKQIVRHQKELSDPNEFLEAVKVDLFDEEVYVFSPKGDVFELRKGSTCLDFAFAIHTDLGLRTTGAKINGRIATLRTRLHSGDVIELLVGNKVRATKDWLNFITTTKARNKIRAWLRTEERSQSKQLGQEMFETELSKNGASFEKLQKSGVFQEINKIFSVGSYEDFILQIGYGKLDVKTAVQKLLHSSPYVTKSPEPLLLVESQKTMQQELQEVRSVQEVFKQKHSKFQSSGEDAIFVQGMSGIIVRMARCCEPLPGQQIVGFVSRSRGVTVHAASCQWALSNDPARRVDCSWNIVSASSHNVRVRITAHDKPGILAAITKTVSSAYINIASMECFTNPQRRAVILLKLELNDIHQLKDVLQKIEAVDGVIHVERTIG